Part of the Coleofasciculus sp. FACHB-1120 genome is shown below.
TCCTTGCTTATATCTGAAGTCGCACCCGTGATGCTATACCGTCTTTGCGCCTATCCCATACCACCGCGGAGGAAACTATAAGCTAAGAGTATTCGCTATGCTTACGCTCAGTTTTGGCATTTTGAGTATTTAAAACTTTTGTCGCTGACGATGAAATTAGACATTTCCAGTCCGTCCGACAAGGGACGCGACAACCTTAATTAACTCAGTGGGGTCAATTGGTTTAGCGACATGAGATTGAAAACCTGCCGAAAGGGCTGCTTCCTGGTCGTCTACTCTGACATAAGCCGTCAACGCCACAGATGGAATTTGTCCTTGTTCCGCCTCTAGCGCCCTCACCCGGCGGATTAGACTGTAGCCGTCCTCGTTTGGCATCCCAATGTCGCTGATGAGGACATCTGGCTTTGACTGTTGGATAGTTGCGATCGCTTCTTCTGCTGAGGCGACAGCGATCGCTTCTGCTCCGTACTGTTCCAGGATACTCATCAGCAAATCACGGGCATCAGGTTCATCATCAACAATAAGTATCTGCAAGCCATCAAGAGTGCTTTTCCAAGGGGCGTAGTGAGGACTTTCTTGAGGATTGAGTTCTGAAGATTGAGGACTGCGTAAAGATTTCTCTTCTTCCTCTGTCCTCTTTTCGACCCCAGCAGTATTGATCAGTGGCAACTTGACGATAAATGTTGACCCTTGTCCCTCGCCGGGACTCTCAGCACGAATGGTTCCCCCGTGCAGTTCCACCAAGTGGCGGACAATTGCCAATCCCAGCCCCA
Proteins encoded:
- a CDS encoding ATP-binding protein, coding for MLSGTSFIITIHHYLFSTTAKNIQVHLLVDTFVGLISGDPDRLQQIIWNLLTNAIKFTPEGGQVQVYLQGDRSHVEISVSDTGKGISPDFLPYVSDRFRQADNSITRSYAGLGLGLAIVRHLVELHGGTIRAESPGEGQGSTFIVKLPLINTAGVEKRTEEEEKSLRSPQSSELNPQESPHYAPWKSTLDGLQILIVDDEPDARDLLMSILEQYGAEAIAVASAEEAIATIQQSKPDVLISDIGMPNEDGYSLIRRVRALEAEQGQIPSVALTAYVRVDDQEAALSAGFQSHVAKPIDPTELIKVVASLVGRTGNV